In one Shewanella loihica PV-4 genomic region, the following are encoded:
- the nrdG gene encoding anaerobic ribonucleoside-triphosphate reductase-activating protein, which translates to MNYHQYFPIDVVNGPGTRATLFVSGCEHQCRGCYNQSTWNPDSGHLFDEAMLEQVIKDLNDTRIVRRGLSLSGGDPLHPGNLDVILTLVKRVRQECRGKDIWLWTGYRLDELSPAQQAVIAHVDVLVDGKFEQSLADPSLVFRGSSNQVIHYLTDKR; encoded by the coding sequence ATGAACTATCATCAATATTTTCCTATCGACGTGGTCAATGGACCCGGCACCAGGGCGACCCTGTTTGTCTCGGGCTGCGAGCATCAGTGCCGTGGCTGCTACAACCAGTCGACCTGGAATCCTGACTCGGGCCATCTGTTCGACGAGGCTATGCTCGAGCAGGTGATTAAGGATCTCAATGATACCCGCATTGTGCGCCGCGGCCTGTCGCTCTCTGGCGGCGACCCGCTACATCCGGGCAATCTCGATGTCATTCTGACTCTAGTGAAACGGGTAAGGCAGGAGTGCCGGGGCAAGGATATCTGGCTGTGGACCGGCTATAGACTCGATGAACTCAGCCCGGCCCAACAAGCGGTTATCGCCCATGTGGACGTGCTGGTGGATGGCAAGTTTGAGCAGTCGCTCGCCGATCCCAGTCTGGTGTTTCGCGGCAGCAGCAATCAGGTTATTCACTATCTCACCGACAAGCGCTGA
- the nrdD gene encoding anaerobic ribonucleoside-triphosphate reductase produces MPVVIKRDGYRTPFDETRIRDAVVAAASSAGIDDVAYATEVALQVRQSVAELEQVDIHDLQDAVENQLMEGPYKQLARVYIEYRHDRDIHRELSSRLNREIRGLVEQSNAALLNENANKDSKVIPTQRDLLAGIVAKHYATRHILPKDVVAAHESGEIHYHDLDYAPFFPMFNCMLIDLAGMLTHGFKMGNAEIETPKSISTATAVTAQIIAQVASHIYGGTTINRIDEVLAPFVAKSYDKHYQVALTWGITDAKAFATAQTEKECHDAFQSLEYEVNTLHTANGQTPFVTFGFGLGTSWESRLIQSSMMKVRMTGLGKNRKTAVFPKLVFAIRDGINHKAGDCNYDIKQMALKCASMRMYPDILNYEQVEKVTGSFKTPMGCRSFLGTYEEEGELVHEGRNNLGVVSLNLPRIAIEAKGDETRFYQLLDERLAVARRALDTRIERLQGVKARVAPILYMEGACGVRLRADDEISGIFKNGRASISLGYIGLHETINALYGSETHVYDSEALRGKALAIIEHLKAATVRWREESGYGFSLYSTPSENLCSRFCKLDTEAFGVIDGVTDRGYYTNSFHLDVEKKVNPYDKLDFEQPYPALTSGGFICYGEYPNMQHNIEALEDVWDYSYSRVPYYGTNTPIDECYDCGFTGEFSCTSKGFTCPKCGNHEPSRVSVTRRVCGYLGSPDARPFNYGKQEEVKRRVKHL; encoded by the coding sequence ATGCCAGTGGTTATTAAGCGGGATGGTTACCGCACGCCTTTTGACGAAACAAGGATTCGAGATGCAGTGGTTGCTGCAGCAAGTTCGGCAGGTATTGATGATGTTGCCTATGCCACCGAGGTGGCCCTACAAGTACGCCAGTCGGTGGCCGAACTCGAGCAGGTGGATATTCACGACCTGCAAGATGCGGTAGAAAATCAGTTGATGGAAGGCCCCTATAAGCAACTCGCCAGGGTCTATATCGAGTATCGCCACGACAGGGATATCCATCGTGAGTTGAGCAGCCGTCTCAACCGCGAGATCCGTGGCTTGGTCGAGCAGAGCAATGCGGCGCTGCTGAACGAGAACGCCAACAAAGACTCCAAGGTGATCCCCACCCAGCGTGATCTGCTGGCGGGCATTGTGGCCAAACACTATGCCACACGCCATATTCTGCCTAAGGATGTGGTGGCGGCCCATGAGTCGGGTGAGATCCATTATCACGATCTCGACTATGCGCCTTTCTTCCCCATGTTTAACTGTATGCTGATCGATCTGGCCGGCATGTTGACCCATGGCTTCAAGATGGGCAACGCCGAGATCGAGACCCCTAAGTCTATCTCGACTGCGACTGCGGTTACGGCGCAGATCATCGCTCAGGTGGCCAGCCATATCTATGGCGGCACCACTATCAACCGTATCGACGAGGTGCTCGCGCCTTTCGTCGCTAAGAGCTATGACAAGCACTATCAGGTCGCGCTGACCTGGGGGATCACAGACGCCAAGGCCTTTGCCACGGCGCAGACGGAGAAAGAGTGTCATGACGCCTTCCAGTCGCTGGAGTATGAGGTCAACACCCTGCACACAGCCAACGGCCAGACGCCTTTCGTCACCTTCGGCTTCGGTCTGGGCACCTCCTGGGAGTCGCGCCTCATCCAGTCATCCATGATGAAGGTACGCATGACGGGCCTGGGTAAGAACCGTAAGACGGCGGTCTTCCCTAAGCTGGTCTTCGCCATTCGCGACGGCATCAACCACAAGGCGGGCGACTGCAACTATGATATCAAGCAGATGGCGCTCAAGTGTGCGTCGATGCGCATGTACCCGGATATCCTCAACTATGAACAGGTCGAAAAGGTCACCGGCTCCTTTAAGACGCCTATGGGTTGTCGCAGCTTCCTCGGTACCTACGAGGAGGAGGGCGAGCTGGTGCACGAAGGGCGTAATAACCTTGGCGTGGTCAGCCTGAACCTGCCGCGGATCGCCATCGAGGCTAAGGGCGACGAGACGCGTTTCTATCAGCTGCTGGATGAACGTCTGGCGGTGGCCCGCCGTGCCCTGGACACTCGCATCGAGCGTCTACAAGGCGTGAAGGCAAGGGTAGCGCCAATTCTTTATATGGAAGGCGCCTGTGGCGTGCGTCTGCGCGCTGATGATGAGATCAGCGGCATCTTTAAGAATGGCCGCGCCTCTATCTCCCTGGGTTACATCGGCCTGCATGAGACCATCAATGCCCTCTACGGCAGCGAGACCCATGTGTATGACAGCGAGGCCCTGCGCGGCAAGGCGCTTGCCATTATCGAGCACCTCAAGGCGGCGACCGTACGTTGGCGCGAGGAATCGGGCTATGGCTTCAGCCTCTACAGCACGCCGAGCGAGAACCTGTGTAGCCGCTTCTGCAAGCTGGATACCGAGGCCTTTGGGGTGATCGACGGCGTAACGGATCGCGGCTACTACACCAACAGCTTCCACCTGGATGTGGAGAAGAAGGTGAATCCGTACGATAAGTTGGATTTCGAGCAGCCCTATCCGGCGCTCACCAGTGGCGGCTTCATCTGCTACGGCGAATACCCTAACATGCAGCACAATATCGAGGCGCTGGAAGATGTGTGGGACTATAGTTACAGCCGGGTGCCTTACTATGGTACCAACACGCCGATTGATGAGTGCTACGACTGTGGCTTCACCGGCGAGTTTAGCTGTACCAGCAAGGGCTTTACCTGTCCTAAGTGTGGCAACCATGAGCCGAGCCGGGTGTCTGTGACCCGCAGGGTGTGTGGCTACCTAGGTAGCCCGGATGCCAGACCCTTCAACTATGGTAAGCAGGAAGAAGTTAAACGCCGGGTGAAGCATCTCTAA
- the rssA gene encoding patatin-like phospholipase RssA: protein MANIGIALGSGAAKGWAHIGVLNELANMGVFPNKVAGCSIGAVVGAAYAQDNLNDLQAWVTSFSSWDVLGLMDLSWRKGGLIGGEKVFDVMQQHIGNLDIEQMQMPFAAVATDLYTGQEIWFKQGSLRHAVRASCSMPGILPPARIGERWLVDGAVVNPVPVSVSRAMGVDLVIAVDLNAHRKTRHQQLPVAISSDVKASQAEQVKAEKELESGFMDLLARGRDYVSGLTDKFSLGNRSEPGMLAVMSQSMDILEQRHKRVRLMGDPPDILITPNVMEIGTMEFHRAGEAIEAGQEAVKQVAHIIRARIDELERH from the coding sequence ATGGCGAATATCGGCATTGCACTGGGCAGTGGTGCGGCGAAAGGATGGGCCCACATAGGGGTGCTAAACGAGCTGGCGAACATGGGAGTCTTTCCCAATAAGGTGGCCGGCTGCTCTATCGGCGCCGTGGTGGGCGCCGCCTATGCGCAAGATAACCTTAACGATCTACAGGCCTGGGTGACCAGCTTTTCCAGCTGGGATGTGCTGGGCCTGATGGATCTGAGCTGGCGCAAGGGCGGGCTAATTGGCGGCGAGAAGGTGTTCGACGTGATGCAGCAGCATATCGGCAATCTGGATATCGAACAGATGCAGATGCCCTTTGCGGCGGTGGCGACCGATCTCTATACCGGCCAGGAGATCTGGTTCAAGCAGGGTAGCCTGCGTCATGCGGTGCGAGCCTCCTGCTCCATGCCGGGGATCTTGCCGCCGGCGCGTATTGGCGAGCGCTGGCTGGTGGATGGCGCCGTGGTTAACCCTGTGCCCGTGTCGGTGAGCCGTGCAATGGGCGTCGACCTGGTGATTGCCGTGGATCTTAACGCTCACAGGAAGACCCGCCATCAGCAGCTGCCCGTGGCCATCTCTTCCGATGTGAAGGCCAGTCAGGCAGAGCAGGTGAAAGCCGAGAAGGAACTGGAGAGCGGCTTTATGGATCTCTTGGCCCGGGGACGGGATTATGTCAGCGGCTTGACCGATAAGTTTTCCCTCGGTAATCGCAGTGAGCCAGGCATGTTGGCGGTGATGTCTCAGTCGATGGATATCCTGGAGCAGCGCCACAAGCGGGTGCGCCTGATGGGGGATCCACCGGATATCTTGATCACCCCTAACGTGATGGAGATTGGCACCATGGAGTTCCATCGCGCGGGCGAGGCGATCGAGGCGGGACAAGAGGCGGTTAAGCAGGTGGCTCATATTATCCGCGCCCGTATCGATGAGCTTGAGCGTCACTGA